One Triticum dicoccoides isolate Atlit2015 ecotype Zavitan chromosome 5B, WEW_v2.0, whole genome shotgun sequence genomic window carries:
- the LOC119305469 gene encoding outer envelope pore protein 16-3, chloroplastic/mitochondrial-like: MEGSSLRGPVDDGLILKTGKGAGIGLAAGSVWGLLVSMLHDGPKVGSNVKYPELVRTGKVCGGYAGTLAILGATYVGVEQSLERVRGKKDIINGAVAGFAAGATMGFRAGRLRTLIVSGSALALTSVLLDVTGMRTTEEEGKVHH, encoded by the exons ATGGAGGGTTCCAGTTTGAGAGGCCCGGTAGATGATGGACTTATCTTGAAGACAGGCAAGGGTGCAGGCATTGGATTAGCTGCTGGCAGCGTTTGGGGTTTGCTGGTTTCTATGCTGCACGATGGACCTAAGGTCGGCAGTAATGTCAAGTATCCTGAGCTGGTTAGAACTGGCAAGGTTTGTGGAGGTTACGCAGGAACCTTGGCAATTCTTGGAGCTACATATGTAGGCGTAGAGCAGTCTCTTGAAAGGGTCAGGGGGAAGAAGGACATCATTAATGGTGCTGTGGCTGGTTTTGCTGCGGGTGCAACTATGGGTTTCAGAG CCGGGAGACTCCGGACACTCATTGTGTCAGGGTCTGCGCTCGCTCTGACTTCGGTACTCTTGGATGTGACTGGAATGAGAACTACTGAGGAGGAAGGAAAAGTCCACCACTAA
- the LOC119308732 gene encoding rhodanese-like domain-containing protein 9, chloroplastic has translation MAVLGLSTAFSPPRGSWIAVRLRHGATGRSSGGLSLRRSAAAAVAVRAEVSFVDGDEAKRLVAEEGYTVLDVRDRRQYERAHVRASAHVPLYIENEDNDIGTIIKRQAHNNFAGLFYGLSFTKLNRDFTKTVRSKFSPESKLLVVCQEGLRSTAAADALEREGFQNLACITSGLQTLKPGTFETIGKAELQNAGKAGLVTIQGKISIVLGTILITLLLLITVFPDQAEQIFESAGIKL, from the exons ATGGCAGTTCTTGGTCTATCTACTGCCTTCTCTCCCCCCAG AGGTTCTTGGATAGCCGTAAGGCTCAGGCATGGCGCCACCGGGCGGAGCAGCGGCGGCCTGTCCCTGAggaggtccgccgccgccgccgtggccgtCCGCGCGGAGGTGAGCTTCGTGGACGGCGACGAGGCGAAGCGGCTGGTGGCGGAGGAGGGGTACACGGTGCTGGACGTCCGGGACCGGCGGCAGTACGAGAGGGCGCACGTCAGGGCCTCCGCCCACGTCCCACTCTACATCGAGAACGAAGACAACGACATTG GAACGATCATCAAGCGGCAGGCGCACAACAACTTCGCCGGCCTGTTCTACGGCCTGTCCTTCACCAAGCTCAACCGGGACTTCACCAAGACGGTGAGGAGCAAGTTCTCGCCGGAGAGCAAGCTGCTGGTTGTCTGCCAGGAAGGCCTCAG GTCCACAGCGGCTGCAGATGCATTGGAGCGAGAGGGCTTCCAGAACCTGGCCTGCATCACCTCAGGTCTTCAGACACTGAAACCAG GAACGTTTGAGACCATCGGCAAAGCCGAGCTGCAGAATGCGGGGAAAGCCGGCCTTGTGACCATCCAGGGGAAGATCTCCATAGTTCTTGGGACTATCTTGATAA CCTTGTTGCTGCTCATAACAGTGTTCCCAGACCAGGCTGAGCAGATCTTCGAGTCAGCTGGCATCAAATTGTGA